TGCTGTGCCTGTGGCAGCAGTAAGATTGATCAGGATCCCGATGTTCTGGACACGTGGTTTTCGTCGGCTTTGTGGCCGTTTTCCACCTTGGGGTGGCCGGAGGAGACAGCGGATCTTGGCTACTTTTACCCCACCTCGGTATTGGTCACCGGGCGCGATATTATTTTCTTCTGGGTAGCCCGGATGATTTTCATGGCCCTGCCGTTTATGGACGACGTGCCTTTTCGAGATGTATTCATCCATGGGCTGGTTCTGGATGCTCAGGGGCGTAAGATGAGTAAATCCTTGGGTAACGGGATCGATCCGCTGGAAGTGATTGAAAAGTACGGGGCCGATACGCTGCGGTTTATGCTTATTACCGGCAGTGTTCCCGGCTATGACCTCCGATTCCAATGGGAACGGGTAGAAGCTACCCGAAATTTTGCCAACAAGGTTTGGAACGTGGCCCGGTTGGCCTTGCTTAACCTGGAAGATTTCGATCCCAAGAAGATCGATGTCTCAACGTTAGAGTTTACCTTGGCCGACCGCTGGATCAGAAGTCGGTTCAGCACGGTGAGAAACCGGGTAATAGAGTTTATCGACAGCTACGATCTGGGTGGGGCCGGCAGGCTGCTGTACGAGTTTATCTGGGATGAGTTCTGTGACTGGTACGTGGAACTGGCCAAGCTGCGCCTGTACGGAGACGACCGACCAAGGCGCCAGACGGCTCAGTATGTCCTCTGGGAAGTCCTGGAGCGCACCCTCAGGCTGCTGCATCCTTTTATGCCTTTTGTCACCGAGGAGATATGGCAGCACCTACCGCATACAGGTGAAAGCATTATGATCGCCCCTTATCCGGAGCCGATGGGAGAACAGGATCTGACAGCGGAGGCGGACTTCGCTTTGATCCAGGAAGTGGTACGGGGCATCAGGAACGCTCGCGCTGAAATGGAGGTTCCGCCTACTCGTCGAGCCCGGGTAATCATCCAGGCCCAACCGGAGGCGGCGGCAGTTCTGAACCAAGCAGGTGCGTACCTTGAGAGCCTGGCTTGGGCCAGTGAAGTGGTCACCGGTGCCATTACAGACCAGAAGCCGCCCCAGGCAGTGAGTTTTATCACCAACGGGGTGGAGGTTTATCTGCCGCTGGCTGACTTAGTGGACATGGAGAAAGAAATTGCTCGGGTCGAAAAAGAGATTGCTGCTATGGAGGCCGAAGTGAAGCGTTCGGAACGGATGCTCACCAATAAAGGTTTTTTGGCTAAGGCACCGGCTGAAGTGGTGCAAAACGAACGGGAGAAGGAAACCGGTTATCGCGACAAGTTGGCCCGCCTGAAGGAGCGCTTGTTTCAGCTTCAGGGGAACCGGTAGAAAGAGGTGTGTTATGAACTGGGAGGAAGCGCTGGCGTGGCTGGAGTTGCTAGGGCAGTTTGGCAGCCGGCCGGGTCTCGAACGGATCAATCATGTACTGGATAATTTAGGACGGCCGGAAAAAGGGCTAAGTATTATCCATGTGGCCGGTACAAACGGGAAAGGGTCGGTGGCCACCTTTATCAGCTCGGTGTTGACGGCGGCGGGATATAGCACCGGTCTGTATACGTCCCCTCATCTGGTCCAGTACCAAGAGCGGTTTCTAACGGATGGGGTGGAGGCAGCCGAACATGAGCTGGCCCTTTACTTCACCCAGGTGCGGGAGGTAGTGGACAGGTTACAGGCCGAAAGCGGCTTAATACTGACGGAATTTGAAGTGTTAACCGTGGTAGCCTTCTTGTATTTTGCGGCCCGCCGGGTGGATTACTTGGTGCTGGAAGTAGGTCTGGGCGGTCGGCTGGATGCTACTAATGTGGTGGTACCAAAGCTGGCTGTGATCACCCGCATCGGCATCGATCACATGGCCGTGCTGGGTAACACGCTGGCCGCCATTGCCGGTGAGAAAGCAGGCATCATCAAACCGAAGGTGCCGGTGGTAATGGGGGCCCAAGAGGCAGAAGCGGAAGCTGCTATTCGAGCTGTAGCGGATCGGAACCAGGCCGTCCTTTATGCCACCGAGGATTCGGTGTTTGTACACCCTAAGGAGCATAATTTAAGCGGTCAGCGCTTTACTTTGAAAGTGGCTGACCGCCTGTATCCGGACTTATGGATCAAACTGTTGGGACCGCACCAACTGGAAAATGCAGCCACAGCAGCTTGTGCGTGGCGAGTGTTAGCCGAACAAGGTGCCGGTATCAGTGAGGCTGCTTTCCGCCAGGGGCTGGCAGCGGCTCGTTGGCCAGCCCGGTTTGAAGTGGTAAAGACAAAGCCGCTGACTATAATTGACGGCGCTCATAATCTCAGCGGTGCTGAGGCCTTAGCGCGGACAGTGGAGCAGTACTTGCCGGCCGGTCGCCTGCTGTTGGTGGTGGGAGTACTGGCGGATAAAGATGTTAACGGTATTCTGAGGGTTTTTGCTTCCTTTGCCTCCAAGGCGGTTGTCACCAGGCCCGACAGCCCCCGCGCCGCTGCTCCAAAGGACGTAGCTGCCCAGCTAAGGCTTTTGGGGGTAGATACGCTGGTGGAGCCGGATATCGGCCGAGCCGTCGATAAGGCCTTAACCCTGGCCGGACCGAAAGATACGGTGCTGGTCTGCGGCTCGCTGTACTTAGCCGGAAAAGCCAGGGAATGTTTGCGTAGAATGAAATGATCACCGAGTAGCCCGAGGCTTCGCGTAGTGCTCCGGCGAGGCTTCGGCCTGGACTCGGCAAAGGGGCCGGGGGTCTGGATTAAGTACCTCGCTTGAGGAAGATGCGCATCTCGCCGGCGCTGATTTCAGCTGAGGCGATTTGCAGCCCGGCCATGAGGGGGATGTTCAAACTGAGATCCCGATCTTTAAACAACAGCTCCAATGCGCTGTCCGGTACCTTTGTTTGGCCTACCAGGACCGAGTGCGGCACAAATACCAAGCGCCGGTTCTCGGACCGGATGGTAAAGCTAATGCTGTAATCCAACCCTGGACGCTTTAAGACCATAAGTCCCGGTTGGCACTGCAGGGAAAACCTATCCTGAGCGCTAAGGCCGCGATTCAAGAGATTCTCCAAGGTATTTTGCTTAAAGGTTACCTCGGCTTGGCCGCGGAGGTAGTCCAGCTGTACTTTGTCCGGCTCAACTGTATGCCAGGGTAATTTGCTCAGTCGATCCAGGCAGCGCTCAATGTCCGGTAACACTTTTTCCCAGGCTTGACTAAGAGCCAATATGGCCGGAAAGTCGTCCAGCTTTTTTTCGGCCTCAGCCAGGGCCAGAGACTTAGCTTGACGCAACCGCTGGGCTTCCTCCAGACTGCGATTAATAGCCGCATAAACATGGGCGATGTCTTGTTCACGGGCCCGATACTCTTGTGCTTGGGTTTCGATTTGAACAGTTAGGGCCTGTAGTTTATTTAGGCTGTTTACATTGGTTTCGATGATGGTGACAACTATGTCTAAGCGGTTCAAGAAATCAGCCAGATTCACCGCGCCCAGCAAGACATCCAGATAGGTGAGACTACCTTCTTCCACTAAGAACCGTAACCACCGACCGACATTTTGTTCCTCTTCGGCTGCGGCCGCTAGCAAGCGGCTTTTTTCTTGTTGCGTGCTTCTTAAGGCGCCTCGCAGTTGTTCCAACCGGGTCTCAGCCGCGGCTTTTTCGCTGTACAGCAAAGCTAGCTTGGTGTCTAACTCGAGGATTTCAGCTATGAGCCGGTCTCTTTCCTCTATGGCCGTCATGGTAGCGCCGGGCGGCGCGCTGGGAGCGGCCAGAACCGGAGACAAGCTGTAGGCAGCTACGCATGCTGCCAGGAGCCAAGCGATAAGTTGGCGGCAGGGACGGGACATAGACACACCTCCAGAAGCTGGAAACGAGTTTGTGAGCTATTAAGCGGGCAACGCCGGTATCGATTTCTATTTTCAGTTAACAGTCTTTGGCTGCATTGTTTAGGGCTGGACATTGCTTATATAGTGGGTCTATACTTAACATACCACTACATGTTGTAGGTGGCAAATTACTTGAGGTGGGTGAGGGTACGTTGCTTAACCAAATCAGAAAACGAGATGGCCGCTTGGTCCCCTATGATCGCAACCGCATAACCACAGCTATTTTCAAGGCGGCCCAATCGGTAGGCGGCGGTGATCGGGAGCGGGCCGAACAATTGGCCGTGGAAGTGGAACGGATTCTGGCCGACCGCTACGGCCATTCAAATATTCCTGAGGTGGAAGAGATTCAAGATATCGTGGAGAAAGTGCTGATAGAAAATGGACATGCCCGTACAGCTAAGTCCTATATACTGTATCGTAAGCAACGGGCCGATTGGCGGAGTTTGGAACATGTGTTTCTGGATGTGGAAAGGACCGTTGTGCGCTACCTAAAAGAGGAGAGCTGGCTGGTAAAGGAAAACAGCAACATGGACTACTCCCTCCAAGGGCTCAACAACCATATCATCGGGGCGGTAACATCGTGCTACTGGCTCAACCGAATTTATCCCCCGGCGGTGGCTCAAGCCCATTCTAACGGGGATATCCATGTTCACGACTTAGCTCTTTTGGCCGTTTATTGCTGTGGCTGGGATTTGTCGGATCTGTTGCTGGAGGGCTTTAAAGGTGCGGCTCAAAAAGTGGAAAGCGCCCCGGCCCGGCACCTGCGCACGGCTCTAGGCCAAATTGCCAACTTCTTTTATACGCTGCAGGGCGAAGCTTCCGGTGCCCAAGCCCTGGCCAGCTTCGATACCTACTTGGCACCGTTTATCCGTTATGACGACCTTAGTTACCGGGAGGTAAAACAAGCTCTCCAGGAGTTCATCTTTAATCTTAATGTACCTACCCGGGTGGGTTTTCAAACCCCATTTGTCAATCTTACTTTCGACGTGCGGCCGCCTAAGACCATGCAGGACGAACCGGTGATCATCGGCGGACAGCGCCGGCAGGAGTGTTACGGCCAGTTTCAAGCCGAGATGGACATGTTAAACCAGGCTTTTTGTGAAGTAATGACGGAAGGCGATGCCAAGGGCCGGATATTTACTTTTCCTATACCTACTTATAATATCACGGCCGATTTTCCTTGGGGGACTCCAGTGGCTGAGAAAATTATGTATATGACGGCCAAATATGGTATTCCTTATTTCGCCAACTTTATCAATTCGGACTTGGACCCGGAGGATGTTCGCTCCATGTGTTGCCGGCTGCGGCTGGATGTACGCGAGCTCAAACACAGGGGTGGCGGCTTATTCGGGGCCAATCCGCTCACGGGATCCATCGGTGTGGTAACCATCAATTTGCCTCGAATCGGCTATCTGGCCGGGGGTAAGAATGAGTTTCTGCAAATCTTAGCCAAACGCATGGATCTGGCTAAAGAAAGCCTAATCTTAAAGCGGAAGGCGTTGGAACAGTTTACCGAACAGGGTCTCTATCCTTATTCTCGTTTTTACCTTCGGACTGTAAAGGCCGGTTTTGGGAGTTACTGGGAGAACCATTTCAATACCATCGGCATTGTGGGTCTGCATGAAGCGGCGCTCAATCTGCTGGGGCAAGGTATTGATACTGCCGAGGGCAAGGCTTTGGCCCGGCAAGTGCTGGCTTTTATGCGGGAACGGCTAAGTGATTACCAGGAAGAGACCGGGCGTCTGTTCAATTTGGAGGCTACGCCGGCAGAAGGAACCAGTTACCGCCTGGCTAAACTGGATCGACAGCTCTACCCGGATATTATCACATCCGGTGACAAAGAGCCATATTACACGAATTCTACCCAGCTGCCGGTTAACCACAACAGGGATTTGTTCACTGCTCTTGAGCACCAGGACGAGCTTCAGACACAGTATACCGGTGGCACCGTGTTTCACGCTTTCTTAGGTGAGAGAGTGACCGACTTAAAGACGTGTGAACAGACTATCCGAACGGTGTTCAGCCAGTTTAGGTTGCCCTATTTTTCCCTCACGCCTACTTTTAGTGTGTGTCCCCAGCATGGTTACTTGGTGGGGGAGCAGTTCACCTGTCCCCGCTGTGGCCACGAGACCGAGGTGTGGAGCCGGGTGGTGGGTTATTACCGGCCGGTGAAAAATTGGAACCTAGGTAAACAAGAAGAATTTCGCCAGCGTAGCACCTTTAGTGTCGCAGCGGAGTCAAGTCAGATCGCCGGGAAGTAGCCACTGGATCAGATTGGGTTAGAAGTGGATGACAACGAGGGTGAAATGAGTGCCATGGGAATTAGAGGAGTGGAGCGGGTTAGTTTTGTCGACTATCCTGGACAGATTTGCACCACAGTAT
This Bacillota bacterium DNA region includes the following protein-coding sequences:
- a CDS encoding valine--tRNA ligase, with translation MTTREIPTVYDPHKVEEKWYQYWLDNGYFTPEIEPEKEPYTIVIPPPNVTGALHMGHALDNTIQDVLIRYQRMQGNPTLWLPGTDHAGIATQARVEAELAKEGLSRWELGREKFLDRVWEWKHQYGGQIIVQLQRLGASCDFTRERFTMDEGCSRAVREVFVSLYERGLVYRGNYIVNWCPKCHTAISDIEVEHEDLAGHLWYVRYPLADDDGYITVATTRPETILGDTAVAVNPHDGRYQDLVGKEAVLPVVGRRLPIIADHYVDPAFGTGAVKITPGHDPNDFEVGQRHNLDQVSVIDLDGKMTAAADKFAGQDRYECRQRLVKELEAGGYLVKVEDLAHAVGHCSRCGTVIEPLLSKQWFVKMQPLAQPALQAVKDGRIRFVPERFTKIYCQWLENIRDWCISRQLWWGHRIPVWYCRDCGAEIASREDITSCCACGSSKIDQDPDVLDTWFSSALWPFSTLGWPEETADLGYFYPTSVLVTGRDIIFFWVARMIFMALPFMDDVPFRDVFIHGLVLDAQGRKMSKSLGNGIDPLEVIEKYGADTLRFMLITGSVPGYDLRFQWERVEATRNFANKVWNVARLALLNLEDFDPKKIDVSTLEFTLADRWIRSRFSTVRNRVIEFIDSYDLGGAGRLLYEFIWDEFCDWYVELAKLRLYGDDRPRRQTAQYVLWEVLERTLRLLHPFMPFVTEEIWQHLPHTGESIMIAPYPEPMGEQDLTAEADFALIQEVVRGIRNARAEMEVPPTRRARVIIQAQPEAAAVLNQAGAYLESLAWASEVVTGAITDQKPPQAVSFITNGVEVYLPLADLVDMEKEIARVEKEIAAMEAEVKRSERMLTNKGFLAKAPAEVVQNEREKETGYRDKLARLKERLFQLQGNR
- a CDS encoding bifunctional folylpolyglutamate synthase/dihydrofolate synthase, coding for MNWEEALAWLELLGQFGSRPGLERINHVLDNLGRPEKGLSIIHVAGTNGKGSVATFISSVLTAAGYSTGLYTSPHLVQYQERFLTDGVEAAEHELALYFTQVREVVDRLQAESGLILTEFEVLTVVAFLYFAARRVDYLVLEVGLGGRLDATNVVVPKLAVITRIGIDHMAVLGNTLAAIAGEKAGIIKPKVPVVMGAQEAEAEAAIRAVADRNQAVLYATEDSVFVHPKEHNLSGQRFTLKVADRLYPDLWIKLLGPHQLENAATAACAWRVLAEQGAGISEAAFRQGLAAARWPARFEVVKTKPLTIIDGAHNLSGAEALARTVEQYLPAGRLLLVVGVLADKDVNGILRVFASFASKAVVTRPDSPRAAAPKDVAAQLRLLGVDTLVEPDIGRAVDKALTLAGPKDTVLVCGSLYLAGKARECLRRMK
- a CDS encoding ribonucleoside triphosphate reductase, coding for MLNQIRKRDGRLVPYDRNRITTAIFKAAQSVGGGDRERAEQLAVEVERILADRYGHSNIPEVEEIQDIVEKVLIENGHARTAKSYILYRKQRADWRSLEHVFLDVERTVVRYLKEESWLVKENSNMDYSLQGLNNHIIGAVTSCYWLNRIYPPAVAQAHSNGDIHVHDLALLAVYCCGWDLSDLLLEGFKGAAQKVESAPARHLRTALGQIANFFYTLQGEASGAQALASFDTYLAPFIRYDDLSYREVKQALQEFIFNLNVPTRVGFQTPFVNLTFDVRPPKTMQDEPVIIGGQRRQECYGQFQAEMDMLNQAFCEVMTEGDAKGRIFTFPIPTYNITADFPWGTPVAEKIMYMTAKYGIPYFANFINSDLDPEDVRSMCCRLRLDVRELKHRGGGLFGANPLTGSIGVVTINLPRIGYLAGGKNEFLQILAKRMDLAKESLILKRKALEQFTEQGLYPYSRFYLRTVKAGFGSYWENHFNTIGIVGLHEAALNLLGQGIDTAEGKALARQVLAFMRERLSDYQEETGRLFNLEATPAEGTSYRLAKLDRQLYPDIITSGDKEPYYTNSTQLPVNHNRDLFTALEHQDELQTQYTGGTVFHAFLGERVTDLKTCEQTIRTVFSQFRLPYFSLTPTFSVCPQHGYLVGEQFTCPRCGHETEVWSRVVGYYRPVKNWNLGKQEEFRQRSTFSVAAESSQIAGK